In Euphorbia lathyris chromosome 10, ddEupLath1.1, whole genome shotgun sequence, the DNA window tgttttattattgttgAGGTAATGTTATCAGATATTAAATATGCAGCACTAAGTATTTCTCTTGTATTCATTCCATTATTTTTCATTTGGCACTCATGCATAAAACCATTTATTATTGAGTTTATATAAATTTCTCATTTGGACATTTCAATACATATCTTTGATTGAATAATTAATCTTGTCTGATGTTCGTAATGGAATTTGTATTATAAATCTCTCATTTGGACACTTCACTTATATTTATGTTCAAATGCTTCATAATATTGATATCATTTTCACATTCAACTTTGATAGGGACTTGAGAGTGCGATACAGGAAATTATCCCTGAATGTGAGCACAGAATGTGTGCCAGGCACGTCTATGCTGCTTGGGCTAAGAAATGGAGAGGTGAAGAACGGAAAAAAGCATTTTGGGCTTGTGCAAAGTCAACAAACATGGTCGATTTGAAGGCTAATCTTGATGTGTTGAAGGAGTTAGGCGAAGGCATAGTTGAGGATGCTTTAAGTCGTTCTAACCATGAAATACAATCATGGTGTAAAGCATTCTTCAACACCAATCCATCATGCGATGTCGTTGATAACAACCTTAGCGAAATGTTTAATGGATGGATACTTGAGTCGAGGTTAAAAGCAATCATTACAATGTTGGATGAGATAAGAGTTTTGGTAATGAAAAGGATAGCAATCAAGAGCAAGCTTCCCAGTACTTGGATATGTGATATTTCAGAAAGAGCATTTAAAAAACTTGAACAAAACATTAAGGAGTCATTTGATTGGCAAGTGGATTTTAATGGAGATGATGGATATGAGATAACACATGTGAATAAGGCAACCCTTAGACACATTGTTCAGTTGGAGAAAAAGACATGCTCGTGTAGAGCTTGGGAGCTATCTGGTATACCTTGCCAACATGCCATGCCTGCAATTTTAGATGCCAAAAAAGAGCCAATTGACTATGTTGTTCATTGGTACCACAAGGACACCTACTTGAAAGCGTACGGATATAAAATGCAAGCAATGAGAGGTATGGATTTATGGGAAACAGAAGGTTGTGAAGAACTACTGCCACCACCCATTAAGAAAATGCCGGGGAGGCCTAAAAAGGCAAGACGTAAGGATATTTTTGAAGAACCGAAAATTGGAAAACTAAGTAGGAAAGGTAGAGTCATGACTTGTAGTGTGTGCGGTGGAGAAAAACATAATGCCGCagcctgcaaaaaaaaaaagataagccTGTAAGTGACTATTATATATTTACATCTTGAAATTACATGAAATCTAAACTTTAGTGATCATATTATCATTTTCATTTGAAACAGGTTCAAGCCACAAAATCAAATGAAAACCGTAAGAAACAAAGGCTTGAGAAAGGAAAAGAGAAACCTTCTCAATCTAGTCAAAAGGCAACCAATTCAACTGTTGTGCAAGAGttgttaaatatttataaacCTAAGCCTGTCAAGAAATCATGGAAAGAAAAGGTTGTTACATGAATTATAATGTCAACCTCAATACAAGAAAGGAGCTTTCAATTGGGGAGCTGGTTTGATTTTGGATCTCTATAATTATATAGCTAGCCTTTCTTTCTgttgaaatagtttggaatccATATTGAACCCATATTATGAATATTTACTTTGGAAATTGAAGCATAGTTGATTCTGACTCCCTCTCCTTTCTTTTCTATGATAAGTGAAGTCTTTTGTTGAATAATTGTTATAATATTTGGTTGAATGTATAGAGTTAGTTAATTGTCTGCTATGAGAAGTTAATTGTTATTATCTGCAACTTCATATTTATATAAGCTAAGAATACACAATTTACAATAAGGCATATATTGGCAAGAAAAGAACTTATCACAACAAATTTATCAATAGATTAATAATAATACAAATTATACAAATTCTATATACTTGAATTGTTTCAGAGAATTACAAAGGAACTGACTCAGAGTTTTCTAATAAATTGACCAAAGTGTTATGTCACATAAAATGACTTTTTCCTTGTCAATTACTGCATGTCAAGAATCATCTCGTGCTCTTCTTTCACTTCTCCTAGAGCTTCTTCGTGTAAGCAATCAATGCCGGCCTAACCATTACCACAAAAGCGCTCGATACGGCTTGAAGGAAATTCTCTCGTTCAATCGTTGTGTCCCATCAAAGCAAACCTCTTATAGAAATTTGCAGTTCATGTCCTTTCTGTTAAGTCAATATCTGTCTCGCCTGTCCCTGCTATTGATAACATCTTATGTGCACCAGAAAAGCCCTTATTACCATTTCTGATGCTGCATAATTTTCACGGCTTGAAACAGGTGTGTCTAGCACCTTGAACTTGGAAATGCAGCACCAGCCCAAAAAACACCAGAACCAACAACGTAAATCAGCAAAGAACACAAACTGTCTTTTATATCAACTTCCTAAtgaaaaattacaaattaaCACCCGTTTGCGACTTGGTCCTTTCTCAGTAGGACTGTCAAATTTTTATTGCAAATATTATACATTTTTACACGATTGAAATTGTAAAATACAGTCTTACAAAAAATTGGCTTTTTTTATCTGATATAAAGTACCATTTTTGGATTTAGAGGGATAGAATCCATCTACTCTATTGAAGCTAATGCTAAGACATGTAtgcatatataaattaatttttatgatCTGATCTGCAAGAATATACCAGCAAATATTATGACATTGGCAAATAGTTTCTCTCATAAACATCACAAAAATGACTTCCCCAAATGCATTCATAAACCAcactaatttttatataatttatgacGATACAATTTAAGTGATCCCCAAATTTAAAATTATGCTAATACTCTTGAGGGTTAAATCTGGAAAAATAGCCTGAAAGGGTCAAAGGGGCTCAACTCAATCAAGCAGTTCTCCTGCAAGGAAATGAAAGCATTCAAGTAATCAATGGAGCATTCCTCCTTCGCTGACCAAGGAGCAACAAGGCCGAGAAGCTGCATCCGAAATGGGTAGACCCTTTCTCCAAGAAGGGAGTCGATTTAATTATCTAGGACTTATCTAACACCATTTCAATAAAACATTCAGCAAATTCCCAATTGAAAACATACTTGAGCCTTAGAAAACTTCCAAAAGAAACTCCTAGGATTTgtctctatttttttaaaaaataacttCGCATGATTACCTGCACAGATTGTGATTCGGAGGAGATAAAGCATACCCTTCAAGCACAATCGATTTGGGAGGAGCAGAAAAAACGATAGAAGTCGATTTGTCTCTAATTGCGTTTGATGCTTCAAAATCCATTAGGGTTACGATTAGGTTGGAGAAGTTCAATTTTGATTTAGGCGAGAGGATCAATTTGTATCTAATTTCAATCCTGATGTTCAAAATCGATTAAGAAAGTGATGAGGATGGAAGAAGATAGCAGATGTCCGGGGAGAATACTTCATCGATTAATGTTTCTTTTACATATGACCACGTGGCAATAGCAAATTGCAATGTCATCTAAACAACGCGCAATTAACGGCGCGTGGAGCACAGTTTGAACAGAGC includes these proteins:
- the LOC136208244 gene encoding uncharacterized protein isoform X1 encodes the protein MQKGLESAIQEIIPECEHRMCARHVYAAWAKKWRGEERKKAFWACAKSTNMVDLKANLDVLKELGEGIVEDALSRSNHEIQSWCKAFFNTNPSCDVVDNNLSEMFNGWILESRLKAIITMLDEIRVLVMKRIAIKSKLPSTWICDISERAFKKLEQNIKESFDWQVDFNGDDGYEITHVNKATLRHIVQLEKKTCSCRAWELSGIPCQHAMPAILDAKKEPIDYVVHWYHKDTYLKAYGYKMQAMRGMDLWETEGCEELLPPPIKKMPGRPKKARRKDIFEEPKIGKLSRKGRVMTCSVCGGEKHNAAACKKKKISLFKPQNQMKTVRNKGLRKEKRNLLNLVKRQPIQLLCKSC
- the LOC136208244 gene encoding uncharacterized protein isoform X2, translated to MCARHVYAAWAKKWRGEERKKAFWACAKSTNMVDLKANLDVLKELGEGIVEDALSRSNHEIQSWCKAFFNTNPSCDVVDNNLSEMFNGWILESRLKAIITMLDEIRVLVMKRIAIKSKLPSTWICDISERAFKKLEQNIKESFDWQVDFNGDDGYEITHVNKATLRHIVQLEKKTCSCRAWELSGIPCQHAMPAILDAKKEPIDYVVHWYHKDTYLKAYGYKMQAMRGMDLWETEGCEELLPPPIKKMPGRPKKARRKDIFEEPKIGKLSRKGRVMTCSVCGGEKHNAAACKKKKISLFKPQNQMKTVRNKGLRKEKRNLLNLVKRQPIQLLCKSC